The Amycolatopsis sp. NBC_01480 genome segment GTCGCGACCGAAGCAGACGACGTCGGAGTCGCCGACCGGGCGGGCCGCCGAGGTGTCGCCGCGCAGCGACGGGCCGTCGACCAGGAAACGGCGAACGCCGGCGGCGTCGTAGTCCCGCTCCATGCCCGGCGCGTAGCCGCATTCGGGCGCCCAGATGCCGTCCGGCCGTCGCCCGATGCGCAACGCCGTGTCGTCGAGGCCGCCGCGCAACGCGAAGCGGCGTACGCGCTCGTCGAGCAGTGGCTGGAACGGGTGCGCCAGCGGCCCGCCCAGCAGCTCGATCGTGTCACTGTCCACAAGGGACCGCAGGATCGGCGAGAACCCGTGCCGCCAGTGGGATTCCAGGTCCTCGGTCGCGCGCACGGCGGTGCGGTACTCCGCGGCGGCCAGCTCGCGCAGCAGCGGGTCGCCGCCCCACAGCGTCGACGCGTGCTGCGCGCGCAGCTGCCAGTGGCCGAGCCAGTCGTGGCAGGCGCTGATCGCGTACGGGTCGTCGAGCTGGGCAGCGAGGACGGGCGTCATGCCGAGGGTCAGCACGTCGCGTCGCCCCTCATCGGCGAATCGGCGCAGCAGGTCGACCATCGGCAGGTACGAGTGCGCCCACGCCTGGTAGAGCCATTCCTCGCCGACCGGCCAGCTGCCGTGGTGCGGCAGCCAGGGCAGGTGGCTGTGCAGGACCAGGCAGAACGTGCCCTCGTGCTCGGTCGAGGTCATGCGCGCACCGCCACGGCGACCAGGTCGAGGCTGGCGTCGAGGTCGCCGGCGTGGACGGTGAAGTCCTCCGCCCGGATCGCGGCGACGTCCGCGAGCAGCGCCTCGGGCCAGACGGCCTGGCCGGGCAGCTCGCCCATCACGACGTCCAGCTGCGCGTTGATGATCGAACCCCCGTGCCGCCGTTCCACCGCGGTCAGGCTCGCGCCGTGGTGCAGCCCGAGCAGCTCGACGTCGAAGCCCGCGGCGCGCAGCAGACTGTCCAGTTCGGACGGTGCCAGCTCCCGCGTGTGGTACGGGTTCAGCGGGGTGTCGCTGTCCGGGGTGAAGGTGAGCCGGTTGGGCGTGGTGACCAGCAGCTTTCCGCCCGGCCGCAGCACTCGCCGGCATTCGGCGAGGAATCCGGCCTGGTCCCAGAGGTGCTCGATCACCTGGAAGTTCGCGATCACGTCGACCGAGTCGTCGCGCAGCGGCAGGTACGCCAGGTTCGCGCGCGCCACCGTGACGTCCGGGTAGCGGCGGGCGACGTGCTCCGTGGTCGGGACGTCGTAGTCCAGCGCCAGCACCCGGCGCGCCCGCGTGGCGATCAGACCGGCGCCGTAACCCTCCCCGCAGCCCGCCTCCAGCACCGTCGCGCCGGCGCAATGGGGGAGCAGCGCGGCGTAGGCGGCCTCGTGGCGGCGGAACCAATAATTCTCCTCGGGGATGCCGGGGACGGTCCGTTCGCCGGTGAGGTGGAGTGCCTCGGCCCGGGTGGCTGGGGTGGTCACCTGCGCGACCCTAGCGCGTGTCACGTTCCGCGCGGCCGTCTCGTTCCCCGCCCATGCAACGAACCCTCACCCGCGTACTGCTGCTCCTGCTCGGCGTCGCCGAGGGAGTGCCGGGGCTCTGGCCACTGATCACGCCGATCGGCTTCTACCAGGACTTTCCCGGCTTCCGGACCGGCTGGGTCTCGATGGACGGACCGTTCAACGAGCACCTGATCCGCGACTTCGGCGGGCTCAACCTCGCGCTCGCGGCGACGCTGATCGGCGCCGCCGTGATCGGCACCACAGCGCTCGCGCGGCTGGCCTCGGTGGCGACGCTGCTGTTCGCCGTGCCGCACTTGATCTACCACCTCGGCCACGTGTCGCACTTCGAGCAGCTCGACCGGGTGCTGATCATCGGAACCTTGTCGGCGAGCCTGGTGCTCCCGGTCGTGACGCTGCTCCTGCCGGGCCGGCGGGTCAGTTCACCGGCGACACCGTGATGCTCATCGCGCCGGGGCCGACGTGGGCGCCGATCACCGTGCTGGCGTCGCCGACGATCACGTCGGCGATGTCCGGAATCTCCTGCTTCAGCCGCCGGACGACCTCGCGCTCGTCGGAGCCGAACCGCGTGATCGCGAGGTCCACCTTCCGGTCGCCGGCCGCCCGCACGGCGAGCTCGACGAGCCGGTTCATGGCTCTTTTCGTGCCCGGGACCCGGGCGAGCGGGCCGATCTCGCCGTTGCGGACAGTGAGCAGCGGCTTGATCGAGAACGCGTTGCCCAGCAGCGACTGGGCGGCGCCGACGCGTCCGGTGCGCCGCAGGTATTCGAGGGTGTCGACGTAGATCAGTTCGGTGGAGCCGCGAACGCGTCGTTCGGCGGCTTCGAGCACACGTTCCAGCTGGCCGCCGGCGCCGGCGACGCGCGCGGCGGACACCGCCGCGAAGCCCAGGCTCATGCTGGCCGTGCCACTGTCGATGATGTGGACGGGGATGCGGACCTGCTGCGCGGCTTCGCGGGCGGCTTGGACGGTCGCGGAGAGGCGGCCGGAGATGTGCATGCTCACGATCGCCGAAGCGCCACTGGACGCGGCGTCCTGGTAGGTCCAGAAGAACGCCCCCGGATCGGGTGGCGACGTGCTGACCGGCCGGCCGGCCTTCATGGCGTCGATGAGCTGACTGCGATCGAACCGGTGCTCGTCGTCCGTGACGTCCCCTGCGTGCAGCTGGACCTGCACGACTCCGATGCCCCAACGGGCGGCGAGCTGATCGGGCAGGCACGAGGTCGAGTCGGTGACTACGGCGATGTGCGCGGACATGGTGGGGGAGGTTAATGCCTATCGGCCTACTGCCCGTAGGCCACCGTTGCTCCGATCGGGCGAGCGGTGTGCTGTGCGGGTTAATCGACCGACTACCGGGACTATGGTCCCAATAGATTGCTCATCCAGGTGAATGCCGTCACCTCGGCGGGTCCGGTCGCTCGAATGGCCCTAATCTACCGGCCAGTAGAGCACTGTCCCGCGGCCGAAAGCCGGCCCCTACCGGGAGGTCGAAGAAGACCTATGACGAACATCGTTGTCCTGGTCAAGCAGGTACCGGACACCTACTCGGAGCGGAAGCTCTCCGGTGCCGACAACACCCTTGACCGTGAATCAGCCGACGCCGTGCTCGACGAGATCAACGAGAAGGCCGTCGAAGAGGCCCTGAAGATCAAGGAGGCGGGTGAGGGCGAGGTCACGGTGATCTCCGTCGGCCCCGACCGCGCCACCGACGCGATCCGCAAGGCGCTGTCCATGGGCGCCGACAAGGCCGTCCACGTTT includes the following:
- a CDS encoding class I SAM-dependent methyltransferase → MTTPATRAEALHLTGERTVPGIPEENYWFRRHEAAYAALLPHCAGATVLEAGCGEGYGAGLIATRARRVLALDYDVPTTEHVARRYPDVTVARANLAYLPLRDDSVDVIANFQVIEHLWDQAGFLAECRRVLRPGGKLLVTTPNRLTFTPDSDTPLNPYHTRELAPSELDSLLRAAGFDVELLGLHHGASLTAVERRHGGSIINAQLDVVMGELPGQAVWPEALLADVAAIRAEDFTVHAGDLDASLDLVAVAVRA
- a CDS encoding DegV family protein, whose product is MSAHIAVVTDSTSCLPDQLAARWGIGVVQVQLHAGDVTDDEHRFDRSQLIDAMKAGRPVSTSPPDPGAFFWTYQDAASSGASAIVSMHISGRLSATVQAAREAAQQVRIPVHIIDSGTASMSLGFAAVSAARVAGAGGQLERVLEAAERRVRGSTELIYVDTLEYLRRTGRVGAAQSLLGNAFSIKPLLTVRNGEIGPLARVPGTKRAMNRLVELAVRAAGDRKVDLAITRFGSDEREVVRRLKQEIPDIADVIVGDASTVIGAHVGPGAMSITVSPVN